From Zetaproteobacteria bacterium, a single genomic window includes:
- a CDS encoding UDP-3-O-acyl-N-acetylglucosamine deacetylase: MIAQRTLNRAIHCGGIGLHSGKRIELTLHPAPAGSGITFVRSDLGVEIPARSEFVADTRLCTTLGRDGATVSTVEHLLSALAGLGVDNARVEVNGGEVPIMDGSAAPFVFLIQCAGIRTQERPKRVMRILRRVAVEEGDKRCALYPAQGFRVSYLLDYDHPLLSNRRVTIDFSRQAYTREVSRARTFGFLHEVESLQKMGLALGGSLENAVCLDAYRVLNEGGLRYEDECVRHKILDTVGDLALAGMPIVGAFEGERTGHACNHRLVQKLLTEPESWRVETLAGGDAALGRDAPAAVPAGEPA; this comes from the coding sequence ATGATTGCACAGCGGACACTCAATCGCGCGATCCATTGTGGGGGCATCGGCCTCCATTCGGGGAAGCGGATCGAGCTGACGCTCCATCCGGCTCCGGCGGGCAGCGGGATCACCTTCGTCCGTTCCGATCTCGGGGTGGAGATTCCGGCCCGCTCGGAGTTCGTCGCCGACACCCGGCTCTGCACCACGCTGGGGCGCGACGGGGCGACCGTCTCCACCGTCGAGCATCTGCTCTCCGCGCTGGCCGGCCTCGGGGTGGACAACGCCCGCGTCGAAGTCAATGGCGGTGAAGTACCGATTATGGACGGCTCGGCGGCGCCGTTCGTCTTCCTTATCCAGTGCGCCGGCATCCGCACCCAGGAGCGCCCCAAGCGGGTGATGCGCATCCTGCGTCGGGTGGCGGTGGAGGAGGGCGACAAGCGGTGTGCCCTCTACCCGGCGCAGGGGTTTCGCGTCTCCTACCTGCTCGACTACGACCACCCGCTGCTCAGCAACCGCCGGGTCACCATCGATTTCTCCCGTCAGGCCTACACCCGCGAGGTGAGCCGTGCGCGCACCTTCGGCTTCCTGCACGAGGTGGAGTCGCTGCAGAAGATGGGGCTGGCGCTGGGCGGCTCGCTGGAGAACGCCGTCTGCCTCGATGCCTACCGGGTGCTCAACGAAGGGGGGCTGCGTTACGAGGACGAGTGCGTGCGCCACAAGATCCTCGATACGGTGGGCGATCTGGCGCTGGCCGGCATGCCGATCGTCGGCGCCTTCGAGGGGGAGCGCACCGGCCACGCCTGCAACCACCGGCTGGTGCAGAAGCTGCTGACCGAGCCGGAGAGCTGGCGGGTGGAGACCCTCGCCGGCGGTGATGCGGCCCTCGGGCGTGATGCGCCTGCCGCGGTGCCGGCGGGCGAGCCCGCCTGA
- the lipB gene encoding lipoyl(octanoyl) transferase translates to MPPHFRWLGEADCPRLLRRMQQHARAVRHDTASEEVWFCHHPPIYTTGRRGVDNRTRPELPAPLLVTDRGGETTFHGPGQLLCYPIIDLKRRRIAVRRFVALLEESCIGLLAGCRIAAGRRAGLPGVWSARGKIAAIGLRIDDGVSRHGMALNVTTDPAWFAPIRPCGLEAGIDRIADHTSPPPLETLAGSWFRLLVALLSGEGRGQ, encoded by the coding sequence GTGCCCCCGCACTTTCGCTGGCTGGGCGAGGCCGACTGCCCGAGGCTGCTTCGCCGCATGCAGCAGCACGCCCGGGCGGTGCGGCACGATACGGCGTCGGAGGAGGTCTGGTTCTGCCACCATCCGCCGATCTACACCACCGGACGGCGGGGGGTGGACAACCGAACCCGACCGGAGCTGCCGGCGCCGCTGCTGGTCACCGACCGCGGCGGCGAGACCACCTTCCACGGCCCGGGCCAGCTGCTCTGCTACCCGATCATCGACCTCAAGCGGCGACGCATCGCGGTGCGCCGCTTCGTCGCGCTGCTCGAGGAGAGCTGCATCGGGCTGCTGGCCGGATGCCGGATCGCCGCCGGTCGACGAGCAGGGCTGCCCGGGGTGTGGAGCGCGCGCGGCAAGATCGCGGCCATCGGCCTGCGCATCGACGACGGGGTGAGCCGCCACGGCATGGCGCTCAACGTCACCACCGATCCCGCCTGGTTCGCCCCCATCCGCCCCTGCGGGCTGGAGGCGGGGATCGATCGCATCGCCGACCACACCAGCCCGCCGCCGCTGGAGACGCTGGCCGGATCGTGGTTCCGGCTGCTGGTTGCGCTGCTGTCGGGGGAAGGAAGAGGTCAGTGA
- a CDS encoding YqhA family protein: MADRQRSALNDFLERLLWGSRYLTLLAVWSCVVGMALLFISSAWDMGVLLIEFIQVYFGGHDIESFHVVVVSHVITAVDDFLLAMVLLIFALGVYELHIGKIECARGSEHAGNILQVSSLDDLKDRLGKVILMILIVAFFKQVLHVTFDNPLNILYMGGGILLVSLAGYFGHKQGH; the protein is encoded by the coding sequence ATGGCGGACCGGCAGCGCTCCGCACTCAACGACTTCCTCGAGCGGCTGCTCTGGGGCTCGCGCTACCTGACGCTGCTCGCCGTCTGGTCCTGCGTGGTGGGGATGGCGCTGCTGTTCATCTCCTCCGCCTGGGACATGGGGGTGCTGCTGATTGAGTTCATCCAGGTCTATTTCGGCGGCCATGACATCGAGTCGTTCCACGTGGTGGTGGTCAGCCACGTGATCACCGCGGTGGACGACTTCCTGTTGGCCATGGTGCTGCTGATCTTCGCCCTCGGCGTCTACGAGCTGCACATCGGCAAGATCGAGTGCGCCCGCGGCTCCGAGCACGCCGGCAACATCCTGCAGGTCTCCAGCCTCGACGACCTCAAGGATCGGCTGGGCAAGGTGATCCTGATGATCTTGATCGTCGCCTTCTTCAAGCAGGTGCTCCATGTCACCTTCGACAACCCGCTCAACATCCTCTACATGGGCGGCGGCATCCTGCTGGTCTCGCTGGCCGGCTACTTCGGCCACAAGCAGGGTCACTGA